One window of Syntrophales bacterium genomic DNA carries:
- a CDS encoding transposase — translation MSADDGMFTIDSSEIPKKGSDSAGVIRQYCGRLGKIENWTAFLEVTRNS, via the coding sequence ATCTCAGCTGACGACGGCATGTTTACCATAGACAGCAGTGAAATCCCCAAAAAAGGCAGTGATTCTGCAGGAGTTATCCGGCAGTACTGCGGCAGGCTCGGCAAGATAGAGAACTGGACAGCTTTTTTGGAAGTAACCCGGAATTCTTAG